The genomic interval ACGGCCCCTCGCCCGCCGCGCGCATGAGCACGCTCGCCGCGGCCCTCGACGCCCTCGACGCCTTCACGCGCCTCGCGCGGCGCGCCGGTGCGCCCGACCAGGAGCTGCGGCGCTACGTGCGGGCCGCCGAGGACCTGCGCCGCAGCGGCCGCGCCGCCCTGCGCGCCACCCGCCAGACCGGCGGCAGCGCGACCTATCTCGCGGCGCGGGGCGATGCCGCCTCGACCCCGACGGCGACCGCGCTCGCCGTCCTGAGCGGCCTCGTCGAGGCGAGCGAGCTCGCGGTCACGTGCGCGGCCCTGCGGCCCGTCCTCGACGACGTCCAGGCGCTCGACGCGACCGGCTCCGTGCGCGGCGCCCTCCTGCGGTCGGGCAGCGGGCGCCAGGTCCTCGACGCCCACCGCGACGGCGACGACGTGCCGCCGCTCGTGCTGTCCGAGCTCGTGTCCGCCGTCAGCGGCCTCACGATCGACGGCGACCGGCTGCACGTGCGCACCCCGGCGCTGCCCCTCGTCGGGCTCGATCTCGACGTGCCGCACGCCCGCGGCACCGTGCGCATCCGCTGGGACGGCGCCGCCGGCACGATCGACGCGCCGCCCGGCACCCACGTGCTCGTCCACCCGGACGGGGCCTCAAGCCCCGTGTGGTACAACAGCGGCAGCACGGCGGTTCAGCGCCCGGACCCGACCCGCTGAGGTCCCGCGAACCCGCCGCACCCCCACCGATCCTCGAGGAGCACCCCGTATGCCCAGCCCGCTGAACATCGCCGTCGTGGGCGTCGGCACCATGGCCCAGGCCGTGCACCTGCCCCTGATCCGGCGACGCTGGGACCGCTTCGCGCTCACGGGCATCGTGGAGATCTCGCCGCGCCGCCGCAAGGAGGCCTCCGAGGTGTGGGGCGTGCCCGAGGAGCGCCGCTACGAGTCCGTGGCCGATCTGGTCACCGCCATCCGCGCCAAGGAGATCGAGGTGGACGCGGTCGTCGTCGCGAGCGACGGCCTGCACGTCGACGACGTCCTGGCCGTGATCCGCCGAGGCGTCCCCGTGCTCGTCGAGCCGCCGCTCGGCTTCTCCGCCGAGGAGATCGCCCAGGTCGCCGACTTCGAGCGCATGACCGGGCGCCACCTCGTGATGATGGCCTACCCGCAGCAGTACGACGAGGCGATCGCGACGCTCGCCGAGCGCCTGCCGCGCCGCGACATCCGCCTGCTCGAGCACGAGGTGCGCATGCCCTCGGCCCAGCCCCTGTTCGGGCGCGCGCACGTGACCGTCTCGGCGTACGACCTGCCGAGCGACGCCCGCACCCAGCGCCGCGAGGCCCTCCAGGGCGCCGTCGAGACCGGCACCGGGACCGGTGCGACCCAGCGCGACCGCGACCTGTACGTCAAGGGTCTGCTCACGGGCGTGGCCCACCAGCTCGCCGCGCTCGAGCGCGCGTACGGGCCCCTCGAGACCATCGAGGCGGTCCGCCAGTGGCCCCACGGCGTGATCCCGGGCTCCGTCGAGCTCCTGGGCCGGTTCGAGGGCTCGGTGCCCGTCCGGATCGTGTGGCACTACCTGCCGTTCTTCCCCGAGTACCACGAGGAGCTCACGATCCTCTCCGCGCGCCGTCGCCTGCGGATCAGCCTTCCGGCGCCCTCGTACGCCGACGGGCGCTCGACGCTGTCCGTGCGCGAGCGCGACTCCGGCGCCGTGCAGGAGAAGACGGTCGAGGCCGCCGTCGGCGCGGCCGAGTCGATGTGGGAGGCGTTCCACGCCTTCGTGGTCTCCGGAGAGGCTCCCGCGGCGGGCTCGGCCGACGAGCTGCGCCGCGTGACGCAGCTGCGCGACGTGCTCGAGCAGATCGTCCAGGGCGACGGCCGCACGCTCGAGCCGGAGGCTGAGCCGGAGCCGGAGCCGGAGGCTGAGCCGGAGGCTGAGGTCAAGGTCGACGGGGCGACGGACGAGTCTGCTGGTGATGCCGATCTGACGGATGACGGCGGGCCCGCGATCGTGCTCGTGCCCGAGGACGGCTCCGCGACGCCCTCCGGGACGTCCGCCGCCGACGGCGAGACCGAGACGGTGAGCGCGTCCGGCGCCGGCACTGTGACCGAGGGCGAGGGCGATCCCGTCGCGGCATCGCCCGCTCCGGCCGCCGTCGACGAGACCGCTGCCGCCCCCGCGTCGCCCGATGCGCCGAATCCGGTCGCTGAGCCTGCGGCTGCCCTCGTGTCGCCCGACGCCCCGGAACCGGTCGCTGAGCCAGCTGCTGTCTCCACGCGGACGGACGCGCCGGATCCGGTCGCTGAGCGTGCGCCCGTGGAGTCGCCCGATCCCGCGGACGCGATCGCCGAGACCGATGCCTGGGAGGCCTCGGCCGTGCGCAGCGAGGATGCCGAGCCCGGCGCCGGGCGCGCGGAGCACGACCCCCGCTCCTGAGGCCAGCGTGCCGGGGCCGTCCCGGCATCTCGCGGCGCACCTGCCCCGGTGGGGACCGTGCGCTCGCCGTCACGGTCCGTCAGCGGACTCTGACGGAGGCTCGCGCCCGGTCGCCCGCGATCGCCGACGCCCGACGCAGATCTCCGCGGCCTCCGGCACCCCGCGACCGGCGACACTCCGCGATCCCCTGCGCCCCACGACCGGCGACACCCCCGTGGACCACAACACCCCGCGACCTCCGGTACCCCGCGGCCCACGACACCCCGCGACCGGCGGCACCCCCGCGATCTCCGACACAGACCTGTCTGAGAGAGCCGCAGCCCTTCGATTCTCGAGGGCTGCGGCTCTCTGAGACAGGTTTGTGCAGGCACCACCCCCGCCACCCCGACACCCATTCCGCCACCCCGCGACACGCCGAGCGACACCCTCGTCCCGCCCT from Brachybacterium huguangmaarense carries:
- a CDS encoding Gfo/Idh/MocA family oxidoreductase — protein: MPSPLNIAVVGVGTMAQAVHLPLIRRRWDRFALTGIVEISPRRRKEASEVWGVPEERRYESVADLVTAIRAKEIEVDAVVVASDGLHVDDVLAVIRRGVPVLVEPPLGFSAEEIAQVADFERMTGRHLVMMAYPQQYDEAIATLAERLPRRDIRLLEHEVRMPSAQPLFGRAHVTVSAYDLPSDARTQRREALQGAVETGTGTGATQRDRDLYVKGLLTGVAHQLAALERAYGPLETIEAVRQWPHGVIPGSVELLGRFEGSVPVRIVWHYLPFFPEYHEELTILSARRRLRISLPAPSYADGRSTLSVRERDSGAVQEKTVEAAVGAAESMWEAFHAFVVSGEAPAAGSADELRRVTQLRDVLEQIVQGDGRTLEPEAEPEPEPEAEPEAEVKVDGATDESAGDADLTDDGGPAIVLVPEDGSATPSGTSAADGETETVSASGAGTVTEGEGDPVAASPAPAAVDETAAAPASPDAPNPVAEPAAALVSPDAPEPVAEPAAVSTRTDAPDPVAERAPVESPDPADAIAETDAWEASAVRSEDAEPGAGRAEHDPRS